ATGAAGGGCAGAGCGATACGGTCGCCGGGCCGGCAACCCAGAGATGGTATCGCCCTGCTCCTGATCTTCGCCGGAATCGTTTGGGAAGAATGAGTGATTTAATCGAGAGGTACCGTTTCCAGCTGCGACACCAGTTCCCAGATGCGGGTCCGTGCGTGGACCGGCATGTTCGGGTCATTGCTGATCTCGTCGATCATGGAGATTGCGGTTGCGGCGCGGAGACCGATACTCCGGGATTCGTCCTGGAGAACCGCTTTGGTCGCGTCTGCGACGCGACGGATATTGCGTGGAATTGTGGAATCCTCGCTGATATTCTGCAGCATCTGGATGCAGATCCGTATTGTTTCGTCTGGACTTGCCATTAGA
This portion of the Methanoculleus oceani genome encodes:
- a CDS encoding UPF0147 family protein — encoded protein: MASPDETIRICIQMLQNISEDSTIPRNIRRVADATKAVLQDESRSIGLRAATAISMIDEISNDPNMPVHARTRIWELVSQLETVPLD